Part of the Triticum urartu cultivar G1812 chromosome 2, Tu2.1, whole genome shotgun sequence genome, CAAATTTATTCCGAGTTCTGTTTGGATTACTTATTTTAGCACAACTGAACCAGACTGTAAAAAGGCCACTGGCTGGTGTTGACAGTCTATAATTGAGGGAGCATATGCTACTCGTACTAGGTCTTTGCAGATCGAACCTCACTGTTTTTCTCCCTCAATTATGGAATTACTTCTGGTGTGAAGACTGAATCGTGCAAATAAGCTGAAGTTGTTTCTCCAAGCTCACCTCCTACGACTGGTGGTGGCGTCACGTTCGCCGGCGCTGGAGATGGAGCTGCCCCTACGGATGGCGCCGGGAGCTGCAGCAGAGAAGGCTCGGTGAAGAAGGGATACTGCTCATACCTGTAGTTGCACCGTAATCCAAGGATCCTACCACCCTGCCTCCCGGTGAAGTACTGGGGGATGTACGTGATGATATCTGCGAGGCAGCTCCGGCAATCGGCCGGTGACATATCCGGCCTGCACTGCACCAGACCGTAAATCTTGGGTTTCGCCTTGTCGATCGTCTCGAACCCCTCCTCCCCTGTGCCGAACCGCCTGGAGGAGTTCGTGGCCGCGTAATCCGCGGTGGCGTTTATGAGCATGCCCACGGCGGCGTCGAACACCTTCACCGGCACGGTCACGTTCTGCGTGTTGTACAGTACGAGGACGCTGTTGTCGCCGTTGGTGGAGGAGAGAAAGTTCTGGTTGGAGAAGCGGAGGTAGCAGGGGTCGTAGTAGACGGTGGCGTCCTTGCTGTAGGGGCAGAGCTGCTGCGCGTCCTTGAAGCCGTTGGACACGCAGTCGCCGCAGGCGGAGGCGTTGGCGTCGCCGCGGCAGAGCGCGAGCGCGTAGACGATGTCCGGAACAGTGCCGACGCTGGCGAGCGCGAAGAGCGTCCGCGAGGAGGAGGCGTTCTTGGGAAGGGTGGTGGAGAGGGCCTGGATGTTAGCCTGGTAGGTGCTGTTCTGAGTGAAGTTGCTGTTCTTGCCGCAGCTCTGCCACTGGGAAGCGGCCAGCGGCGGGAGGAGGAAGGCAAGGAGGAGGGCCGTGGCGGTGGCGAGGTAGGAGGGGATGCGGCCGCGGTGGTGTGAGGCCATGGTGTTTGGCCGCTTGGGCGAGCCGACGAGCCGTAGACCTAGGTTGAGGGGAGTACTGGAGGTGGGTCTGGTGTTTGACTCTTGTGGGGCTTGTTTGACTTAGAGTCACTAGTAAGATAtccgtgcgttgctacgggcaaAACCAAATACCTATATTTTGTCATGAAATAATAAAAATATGAATACATAGATCAAATTTTTTACTTTAGATATACACGTTAAGCATGGTGGCATCAGGTTTTCATCATATTCTTTCACATTTTTCCTTCTCGGCAATCTTCCTGTCTTCTTAAGATGCCAAATCGCTCGCCACCCAAAAACTTATAACTTGATATATACCATCCATGATTAAATAGTATAATAGAATGTCTGTGTGTTGCTACGGGCTACAATACATACAAATGACTCAAACAAATGATTAAGGTCGTCTTCATGGTTGAAACTCATTTCTCACTCATATGTTTGGGCAGGTTTGAATATCAAATGGACGCCCAGTGGGCTCCCCAAAATTCAACTGTCTAGATTGTCCGAGCTCTCTCAAATCGAGCTCATGTGGGGGGAGAAATGTGGTTTCCCGGTCTATTTGTCATGTTATCTCCAACACGCGGTCCTAACACATAAAAAACCACCCCGCAACGCACCCTTCCCTTTTCCTGCCGACCCCTCCCCTTTCTGCTCGGTTTCCCGCCATAGCAGGGCATTTCTCGCTGAAGTACTTTCCTTTAAAACCGGATGACACCCATCTTACCTTCGTCATGGCACCCTCTCTCCATCACACCGTACTTCCCCACGGACCGCCAAGGAGAAATCCCCTGCCAATCGCCCTGCTCTCCACCCTGATCCCCTCCCTCCCTATTCGTGCGGATCCACCACCGCCATCAAGGGAGAGGATGCATGCACCGCCCATGACGCCCCCTCCCCTGAGCCAAGAAGGCAGATCCGATGTCTCTTGAGTCATTGCCACGTTGTAACTACATTTGAATATCATGCATTACCACAAAACAAAAATATGATGTGCATTGTTGTGCATGCAACTGATATGCCACCGTGTCCATAACTCTTGAAGCAACCAGCCAATGCATTTACCGTTCTATCTAAACATAAAAGTCTATTATTAACTCTTGAAGAGCCCGACAAATGGATTTACCCTTCCATCCttataaaaaaattgtatagctTGATGAAAAAAATATATGAACCGCTCGCTCATGCAATTTGCTACAAAGTCATCTCTGATGAAATGCAATTTGCCACATTTTGTAAGGTAGAGAAATTATTTCACTCAGACAGTCATAACTAAACAAACCAACTCCACCCTTATTCCTGTCATTCTCAACCCTCACTCTTATCACAAAATCCACTAATTCGTGTTCTAATTGGGCCAGCGATCGACGTCGCCGTGGCAGGCCAACAAGAAGGGACAAGGGCGCCAACCGCCTCCCCATCTTAGTGCTAGTACCTCCTCGTTCTATATTGGACCAACCCTTCATTCCAAGCTCTAGCATGACAGCTCCACACTCATGTGTTACCACGGAAAAAGAAATATATGAATAGAATTATCACCCCAAAGGCAACTTGCACCTTGCTCCCACCTCCCATAAGATGTATATTTTTCACCCTCACCTCTCAAGGATATATAGGTTTTTTTTATCTTTTTATCCCTCTATACCCGATCTACCTCCAACTTTGTTGCGGTCTTCAATATAAGCCGGCCGTTAATATTCATGGTACTAAATTCCAAGTTGGAAATAAAGCTGACCTCACATCAATCAAACCAACCATGCTTATCTTAATGTGCATGATAGCAAATTCAAAATTAGAACTAAAACTAACTTTAAAAGTAGAGATAAGTGTGCAATAAACTGTATGTTTGCTAATGACATTTCTCATGAATGGAAATGGTTAAACTAGTAGTTTTTTCCATGGAAGTACTTAGCTCACTTTCTGTTCTTTACCAACAGGCCATCGTCAGATAAAGATAATAAAGGCGGCAATTTAAAGATGATATGCACAACACTGACTACGGGAGATAAATAATATGGATATGTTTTACACTTACAAATACACGTTGTTATAACACAAATCAAGGTCATGAGATAGTACTCTACTTGTTTCAAGCTATCAAAATCATACTTTGGTTTTCGACGGTAATTTGTCTTGCACAAAAACTATCATGTAAGAGATCTTCGGTTCTATCATTAGAATTAAATGTGATCCTCTTCCGTCCATAAATCTTTGGTTTCTTGGTCTTGATGTCTTGAACGCCACCACCTTCTTGCCTTCTTTCCTAGATGGGTTGCATAGTCTAAATAGGAACACGAGCTAAAGCCGACACCACTTTGTCACTCCATTCAACACTCTCGGAGACATCCTTTCTAAGCATGGTGTATACAACCTTGTGCTCATCTTTAGTCCACTGCCATTTTAGAAGCATACCTACTTGATCTGCAAGTTAATAAATTTGGAATTAGTACTGTTCTGAAAATGCTATTATTCTTATTATGAAAAATATGTTTGCATGCTACTATTGCAAAATCTAATCTTCCTTTTTCTAAATAAAGGTAGTTCCTACTCCTTCCTAGCCTTTTTCATGATTGTTCCAACTGGTAGCCTACAATTGCATGTTACTGTTGCAACTTCGCAAAAGGAAAAGTAAGTCTACAACAGAAAATCTATTACTTCTCTAATTCAAGATTCTTTTGCCGGTTTCTGTAAATCAAATTTGCTCGTACTCTCTCCTATTCATTCCATGTTACTGCTGAAATAGTGAAACTTTTAAAATAGATCTAGGGTGGAAACATCTAATCATTCCTTTTCTATTCTTTTCAAGGTttttcagaaaaaaaacaaaataagCACTACATATTGTTAACATGATTTTTGACATGATCATATCCCAATTGTGCAACCAAATTTTCTCAGTATTTAACATGATTATCTCAATTGCACAAACATATTTTCTTTTAGTTTTTTTACCATTGTTGCTGCTATTTTCTTGATTGCACGGAACTGTTGCTAATCAAAATACTCCTATGGAACATGATTACGTATGCTTGTTTGGCAAGCAGATTTTCTGCTTACTATTTAGGCCCTTTATCTGGCTGTTTCCAATGCTACCTCGGACATCCTGGCAATGCTGCATATAAATGTTGCCTTAGGAATACTTGTTGCACTCCATGGCGCCATCACCATTCTAGACGTGTCCTCATCCCGCCACTCTTGCCCAACATTGCCAAAACCGGTTATTACTTGAACAAGTTGTTAAAAGAACAAAAAATGTATACGGTTTACTAAAAGGTCCGCACATCTGGTGTATCATTTACACATAGCAGTCACGTACAGGCTAAACTCATTAATTAACAAAGCTGAAGGGTGATGGTAAATAAGCCTGTAGGTTTGTTTGGAGTAAATTGCACAGAAGTACCACAATTGGGGCATTAGAAACAGATTGGTATCAAGATTGGTAATTTTTACGCGTCACTACCAAATCTGGGGCAAGCCGTTACAAAAAGGTCTAAACAGCGTATAAACGCATATTGACGGTGTATCTGACCGGCGGGCCCCACCTGTCGGGTGCCAACGTGGCATGTTTTTCGTAGAAACCCCCCTGTTTCGCTGGTGCTGCTGTTCGTCGTCTCCACACGCGGTGGCGCCCGATCTGGATCGAGGGGAGGAGCCCCTCAATTCAACTCCCTGAAAAATATGAACTCGCAAACACAAGACACCATGAACTATAGAAAGACACCATCTAATGAATGTGACCACCAGCCTAGCTACTATCCCAAGTGTCCTCTGGATCGCAACTTACAGAAACATCATCAAGGTAAGAAAAAAAAATTACCAAACCTACAACACTTTGATCCAGCAACGAGGACGTTTAAGTGATATCCCATTAATGGTATCCTAGAGCGGTTGCAACGGCGGCGGCGTGGTACCCGGCCTTCAAACCTAAGGTATCAAATGGGCGGAATCTCTGTCTGCATAACATCAGTACCTCTTAAAAAGAAAAATTGTGTACAATACTAACTGTCAATAACATCAATTGCCAATTTTAATCGCTCCATCAACAACCTGACATTACCATGTTCACCGTGATGCTTCGGGGCACCATCGTGCACTTGTCCTTGCTGCCGTAGCAGGCCTCGGAGATTCAAAAGGAGTTACCACAACAGAttgatacgtctcaaacgtatctataattttgattgttccatgctatattatatcctgttttggacattattgggctttagtatacactcttatattatttttgggactaacctattaaccggaggcccaactcagaattgctgtttttttgcctattttagggttttgcagaaaaagaatatcaaacggagtccgaacggaatgaaaccttcgggaacgtgattttcggaacaaacatgatccagaggacttggaccctacgtcaagacatcaaccaggaaggcacgaggtagggggcgcgcctacccccaggcgcaccctccaccctcatggggcccacgttgctccaccgacgtacttcttcctcctatatatacctacgtacccccaaactaccagatacggagccaaaaccctaattccaccgccgtaactttctgtatccgtgaggtcccatcttggggccttttccggagctccgccgaagggggtatcgatcacggagggcttctacatcaacaccatagcctctccgatgaagtgtgagtagtttacttcagaccttcgggtccatagttattagctagatggcttcttctctctttttggatctcaatacaaagttctccccctctcttgtggagatctattcgatgtaatcttcttttgcggtgtgtttgttgagaccaatgaattgtgagtttatgatcaagtttatctatgaacaatatttgaatcttctctgaattcttttatgtatgattggttatctttgcaagtctcttcgaattatcagtttggcttagcctactagattgatctttcttgcaatgggtgaagtgcttagctttgggtttaatcttgcggtgtccttttccagtgacagtaggggcagcaaggcacatattgtattgttgccatcgaggataacaagatggggtttatatcatattgcatgagtttatccctctacatcatgtcatcttgcttaaaacgttactctgttcttctgaacttaatactctagatgcatgctggattacggtcgatgtgtggagtaatagtagtagatgtaggcaggagtcggtctacttgtctcggacgtgatgcctatatacatgatcatacctagatttctcataactatgctcaatcctgtcaattgctcaacagtaatttgtttatcCACCATAATaattatgctctcgagagaagccactagtgaaacctatggcccccgggtctattttccatcatattaatcccccgtcaacaagctatttccttttccgtttattttgctttctttactttgcatctttatcataaaaataccaaaaatattatcttatcatatctatcagtctcactttcgtaagtgaccgtgaagggattgacaacccctttattgcgttggttgcgaggattttatttgtttgtgtaggtgcgagggactcgtgcgtggcctcctactggattgataccttggttctcaaaaactgagggaaatacttacgctactttgctgcatcaccctttcctcttcaagggaaaacaaatgcagtgctcaagaggtagcaagaaggatttctggcgctgttgccggggaggcttacacaaggtcaagtcaagatttggactcccgacaacgagccatttctggcgccgttgccggggagtctacgcaaaagtcaacataccaagtacccatcacaaacccttatctcccacattacattatttgccatttgcctctcatttttctctcccccacttcacccttgccgttttattcgcctctctctccgtcctccttctctttctctatttgcctctttttgctcgtctcttgtttgcttgtttgttggattgcttgcttgtcaagatggctcaagataataccaaattgtgtgactttactaatactaacaacaatgattttattagctgagggagtcctggattagggggtgttcggatagccggactatatcttgagccggactcctggactatgaagatacgagattgaagacttcgtcccgtgtccgaaagggactttccttggcgtggaaggcaagcttggcgatacggatatgtagatctcctaccattgtaaccgactttgtgtaaccctaaccctctccggtgtctatataaaccggagggttttagtccgtagga contains:
- the LOC125536781 gene encoding cysteine-rich receptor-like protein kinase 10, which produces MASHHRGRIPSYLATATALLLAFLLPPLAASQWQSCGKNSNFTQNSTYQANIQALSTTLPKNASSSRTLFALASVGTVPDIVYALALCRGDANASACGDCVSNGFKDAQQLCPYSKDATVYYDPCYLRFSNQNFLSSTNGDNSVLVLYNTQNVTVPVKVFDAAVGMLINATADYAATNSSRRFGTGEEGFETIDKAKPKIYGLVQCRPDMSPADCRSCLADIITYIPQYFTGRQGGRILGLRCNYRYEQYPFFTEPSLLQLPAPSVGAAPSPAPANVTPPPVVGGELGETTSAYLHDSVFTPEVIP